One segment of Salvelinus sp. IW2-2015 unplaced genomic scaffold, ASM291031v2 Un_scaffold609, whole genome shotgun sequence DNA contains the following:
- the LOC112068621 gene encoding C-C motif chemokine 20-like, producing the protein MGSTMDIAKDPLLCSVLYVCYQVTQGQMVMDCCLEVNKKEIPPRIVTGYQPQVRGQGCSIDAMVFLTKKGRKLCAATGPAWVTNLMKHMDKLIKMCHNTNFKGKHCKKMKPKHS; encoded by the exons ATGGGGTCTACCATGGACATTGCCAAAGatcctcttctctgttctgttctctacgTCTGCTACCAGG tgacTCAGGGCCAGATGGTGATGGACTGCTGTCTGGAGGTCAATAAAAAAGAGATCCCACCACGCATTGTCACGGGTTACCAGCCTCAGGTTAGGGGTCAAGGCTGCTCCATTGACGCCATGGT CTTCCTCACCAAAAAGGGACGTAAACTGTGTGCCGCTACTGGCCCTGCCTGGGTTACTAACCTGATGAAACACATGGACAAGCTGATCAAGATGTGCCACAACACCAACTTCAAG GGTAAACACTGTAAGAAGATGAAGCCCAAGCATTCCTAA